One genomic window of Columba livia isolate bColLiv1 breed racing homer chromosome 9, bColLiv1.pat.W.v2, whole genome shotgun sequence includes the following:
- the GNB4 gene encoding guanine nucleotide-binding protein subunit beta-4, producing the protein MSELEQLRQEAEQLRNQIRDARKACSDTTLAQITTSLDSVGRIQMRTRRTLRGHLAKIYAMHWGSDSRLLVSASQDGKLIIWDSYTTNKMHAIPLRSSWVMTCAYAPSGNYVACGGLDNICSIYNLKTREGNVRVSRELPGHTGYLSCCRFLDDNQIVTSSGDTTCALWDIETGQQTTTFTGHTGDVMSLSLSPDMRTFVSGACDASSKLWDIRDGMCRQSFTGHVSDINAVCFFPNGHAFATGSDDATCRLFDLRADQELMMYSHDNIICGITSVAFSKSGRLLLAGYDDFNCNVWDTLKGERAGVLAGHDNRVSCLGVTDDGMAVATGSWDSFLRIWN; encoded by the exons ATGAGTGAGCTGGAACAGTTACGGCAGGAGGCAGAGCAACTGCGAAATCAAATCAGA GATGCAAGGAAAGCGTGTAGTGACACAACTCTTGCTCAG atcaCAACAAGCCTGGACTCGGTGGGTCGAATTCAAATGCGAACAAGGCGTACGCTTCGAGGTCACTTAGCCAAAATCTACGCTATGCACTGGGGATCTGACTCAAG GCTACTAGTCAGTGCTTCTCAAGatggaaaattaattatttgggATAGTTATACAACAAACAAG ATGCACGCCATTCCTTTGCGATCCTCCTGGGTGATGACTTGTGCCTATGCACCCTCTGGAAACTATGTTGCCTGTGGTGGATTGGACAACATCTGCTCCATATACAACCTGAAAACCAGAGAGGGCAACGTGAGAGTGAGCCGAGAGCTGCCAGGCCATACAG gatACTTGTCCTGTTGTCGCTTCCTAGATGACAACCAAATTGTCACTAGCTCAGGAGACACCACTTG CGCTTTGTGGGACATTGAAACCGGACAGCAGACCACCACATTCACTGGGCACACTGGCGACGTGATGAGTCTCTCCCTAAGTCCAGACATGAGGACTTTTGTTTCGGGTGCCTGTGATGCCTCCTCGAAGCTTTGGGATATCCGAGATGGAATGTGCCGGCAGTCGTTCACAGGGCACGTGTCAGATATCAATGCAGTTTGT TTTTTCCCTAATGGACATGCATTTGCCACTGGATCGGATGATGCCACTTGCCGACTCTTTGACCTGCGCGCAGACCAGGAGTTAATGATGTATTCGCACGACAACATCATCTGCGGGATCACTTCTGTCGCCTTCTCCAAAAGCGGCCGCCTCTTGCTAGCAGGCTATGATGACTTCAACTGCAACGTGTGGGACACTCTGAAGGGGGAGAGGGCAG GTGTCCTTGCTGGCCATGACAACCGTGTCAGCTGTCTAGGTGTTACTGATGACGGCATGGCTGTAGCTACAGGGTCTTGGGACAGTTTTCTCAGAATCTGGAATTAA